Proteins from a single region of Corvus hawaiiensis isolate bCorHaw1 chromosome 6, bCorHaw1.pri.cur, whole genome shotgun sequence:
- the SPINT1 gene encoding kunitz-type protease inhibitor 1 isoform X2, whose protein sequence is MARRSPGPWFVAWVCLLVVLDLGEGQMEKPFGEMCLEDFTAGLPDWVLDTDASVQNGATFLSSPMVHRSRDCMRACCKEPACNLALVEQGPGSEEDHIQGCFLLNCLYEKAFVCRFARKIGFLNFLKKDVYDSYLAMQNRRPSDDRPPTARAVKDMRVQPGEPVMLRGTESTDDHGIVSYEWKQVLGDPSVEMKKHEEDQVEISNLQVGTYVFQLTVTDTAQQQDFTNITIMVLSSEQTEEHCLTPKKVGWCRGSFPRWFYNPSLQQCEEFIFGGCKPNKNNYLREEECELACKNVRGSVGGRQQPVCNGNCQPPFFRCKDGCCIDAYLECDETPDCADESDEMYCERCHCVDLPDTGQCTESIPRWYYNPFLEKCDPFTYGGCGGNSNNFEQEEECMKSCSGITKADVIGRRWESFESQTAILSAFEVVIAVLLGICIMVVLVFIGYFFLKKRKKNSRRRQPTTATNSTLSTTEDTEHLFYSSATKPV, encoded by the exons ATGGCCAGAAGGAGTCCGGGTCCATGGTTTGTGGCCTGGGTCTGCTTGCTGGTGGTGCTGGACTTGGGCGAGGGGCAGATGGAAAAACCCTTCGGTGAAATGTGCCTGGAGGACTTTACGGCAGGGCTGCCGGATTGGGTGCTGGATACAGACGCCTCCGTCCAGAATGGAGCCACCTTCTTGTCGTCCCCCATGGTGCATCGGAGCAGGGACTGCATGAGAGCCTGCTGTAAGGAACCCGCTTGTAACCTGGCTCTCGTggagcagggcccgggctcGGAGGAAGACCACATCCAGGGCTGCTTTCTCCTCAACTGCCTCTATGAGAAGGCTTTCGTTTGCAGGTTTGCCAGGAAGATCGGCTTTCTCAACTTCTTGAAGAAGGACGTGTACGATTCTTACCTGGCAATGCAGAATCGCAGACCTAGTG ATGACCGTCCTCCAACAGCCCGTGCTGTCAAGGACATGAGGGTACAGCCGGGGGAGCCAGTGATGCTGagaggcacagagagcacggatGACCATGGGATAGTCAGCTATGAATGGAAACAGGTCCTTGGCGACCCCTCTGTGGAGATGAAG AAGCATGAAGAAGATCAGGTAGAAATCTCCAACCTCCAGGTGGGAACTTACGTCTTCCAGCTTACTGTCACGGACACTGCACAACAGCAAGACTTCACCAACATCACCATCATGGTGTTGAGCTCTGAACAGACAGAAG AGCATTGTTTGACTCCGAAGAAGGTGGGCTGGTGTCGGGGATCTTTTCCACGCTGGTTTTACAACCCAAGCCTTCAGCAGTGTGAAGAGTTCATTTTTGGTGGCTGCAAGCCCAACAAGAATAACTACTTACGGGAAGAGGAGTGTGAACTTGCCTGCAAGAATGTCAGAG GTTCTGTTGGTGGGCGACAACAGCCAG TATGCAATGGGAACTGTCAGCCCCCCTTCTTCAGATGCAAGGATGGTTGCTGCATTGATGCCTATCTGGAGTGTGATGAAACTCCCGACTGTGCTGATGAATCGGATGAGATGTACTGTGAACGAT GCCACTGTGTGGACTTGCCTGATACTGGACAGTGCACCGAGAGCATCCCCCGCTGGTACTATAACCCATTCTTGGAGAAATGTGACCCCTTCACCTATGGGGGCTGTGGTGGCAACAGCAACAACTTTGAACAAGAGGAAGAGTGCATGAAATCATGTTCAGGCATCACAA AAGCAGATGTCATTGGCCGAAGATGGGAATCATTTGAGTCCCAAACTGCTATCTTAA GTGCCTTTGAGGTAGTGATTGCTGTGCTCCTCGGGATCTGCATCATGGTGGTCCTGGTGTTCATTGGCTACTTCTTcttgaagaaaaggaagaagaatagCCGCCGCCGTCAGCCTACCACTGCTACCAATTCAACCCTCTCCACCACAGAGGACACTGAGCATCTGTTCTACAGCAGTGCCACCAAACCAGTCTGA
- the SPINT1 gene encoding kunitz-type protease inhibitor 1 isoform X1: MARRSPGPWFVAWVCLLVVLDLGEGQMEKPFGEMCLEDFTAGLPDWVLDTDASVQNGATFLSSPMVHRSRDCMRACCKEPACNLALVEQGPGSEEDHIQGCFLLNCLYEKAFVCRFARKIGFLNFLKKDVYDSYLAMQNRRPSDDRPPTARAVKDMRVQPGEPVMLRGTESTDDHGIVSYEWKQVLGDPSVEMKKHEEDQVEISNLQVGTYVFQLTVTDTAQQQDFTNITIMVLSSEQTEEHCLTPKKVGWCRGSFPRWFYNPSLQQCEEFIFGGCKPNKNNYLREEECELACKNVRGSVGGRQQPVCNGNCQPPFFRCKDGCCIDAYLECDETPDCADESDEMYCERYAREFNRLQKINVTHKQGHCVDLPDTGQCTESIPRWYYNPFLEKCDPFTYGGCGGNSNNFEQEEECMKSCSGITKADVIGRRWESFESQTAILSAFEVVIAVLLGICIMVVLVFIGYFFLKKRKKNSRRRQPTTATNSTLSTTEDTEHLFYSSATKPV; the protein is encoded by the exons ATGGCCAGAAGGAGTCCGGGTCCATGGTTTGTGGCCTGGGTCTGCTTGCTGGTGGTGCTGGACTTGGGCGAGGGGCAGATGGAAAAACCCTTCGGTGAAATGTGCCTGGAGGACTTTACGGCAGGGCTGCCGGATTGGGTGCTGGATACAGACGCCTCCGTCCAGAATGGAGCCACCTTCTTGTCGTCCCCCATGGTGCATCGGAGCAGGGACTGCATGAGAGCCTGCTGTAAGGAACCCGCTTGTAACCTGGCTCTCGTggagcagggcccgggctcGGAGGAAGACCACATCCAGGGCTGCTTTCTCCTCAACTGCCTCTATGAGAAGGCTTTCGTTTGCAGGTTTGCCAGGAAGATCGGCTTTCTCAACTTCTTGAAGAAGGACGTGTACGATTCTTACCTGGCAATGCAGAATCGCAGACCTAGTG ATGACCGTCCTCCAACAGCCCGTGCTGTCAAGGACATGAGGGTACAGCCGGGGGAGCCAGTGATGCTGagaggcacagagagcacggatGACCATGGGATAGTCAGCTATGAATGGAAACAGGTCCTTGGCGACCCCTCTGTGGAGATGAAG AAGCATGAAGAAGATCAGGTAGAAATCTCCAACCTCCAGGTGGGAACTTACGTCTTCCAGCTTACTGTCACGGACACTGCACAACAGCAAGACTTCACCAACATCACCATCATGGTGTTGAGCTCTGAACAGACAGAAG AGCATTGTTTGACTCCGAAGAAGGTGGGCTGGTGTCGGGGATCTTTTCCACGCTGGTTTTACAACCCAAGCCTTCAGCAGTGTGAAGAGTTCATTTTTGGTGGCTGCAAGCCCAACAAGAATAACTACTTACGGGAAGAGGAGTGTGAACTTGCCTGCAAGAATGTCAGAG GTTCTGTTGGTGGGCGACAACAGCCAG TATGCAATGGGAACTGTCAGCCCCCCTTCTTCAGATGCAAGGATGGTTGCTGCATTGATGCCTATCTGGAGTGTGATGAAACTCCCGACTGTGCTGATGAATCGGATGAGATGTACTGTGAACGAT ATGCTCGTGAGTTCAATAGACTGCAGAAAATTAATGTCACACATAAGCAAG GCCACTGTGTGGACTTGCCTGATACTGGACAGTGCACCGAGAGCATCCCCCGCTGGTACTATAACCCATTCTTGGAGAAATGTGACCCCTTCACCTATGGGGGCTGTGGTGGCAACAGCAACAACTTTGAACAAGAGGAAGAGTGCATGAAATCATGTTCAGGCATCACAA AAGCAGATGTCATTGGCCGAAGATGGGAATCATTTGAGTCCCAAACTGCTATCTTAA GTGCCTTTGAGGTAGTGATTGCTGTGCTCCTCGGGATCTGCATCATGGTGGTCCTGGTGTTCATTGGCTACTTCTTcttgaagaaaaggaagaagaatagCCGCCGCCGTCAGCCTACCACTGCTACCAATTCAACCCTCTCCACCACAGAGGACACTGAGCATCTGTTCTACAGCAGTGCCACCAAACCAGTCTGA